From the genome of Campylobacter concisus, one region includes:
- the tpx gene encoding thiol peroxidase, with protein MATTKFKGSEVNLSGNEVFVGSYAPEAKVVAQDLSEFSVGGNNGVEVLVCLPSLDTGVCAAEARKFNEKVAGKHGVKLSIISNDLPFAMGRFCTTEGIENLHVGSDFRYGEFAKNYGVLMSDGPLKGLLARAVFVINDGVIIHKQIVPEVTEEPNYDAVFDAIKSSGSCGCGCH; from the coding sequence ATGGCAACTACAAAATTTAAAGGTAGTGAGGTAAATTTAAGTGGAAACGAGGTCTTTGTAGGTTCTTATGCGCCTGAAGCAAAAGTCGTAGCGCAAGATCTTAGCGAGTTTAGCGTGGGCGGAAATAATGGCGTAGAAGTACTTGTTTGCTTGCCATCACTTGATACTGGCGTTTGCGCAGCAGAGGCTCGTAAATTTAACGAAAAAGTAGCTGGCAAACATGGTGTAAAACTTAGCATCATCTCAAATGATTTGCCATTTGCGATGGGGAGATTTTGCACGACTGAAGGCATAGAAAATTTACATGTTGGAAGTGACTTTAGATACGGAGAATTTGCTAAAAACTATGGCGTTTTAATGAGCGATGGCCCACTAAAAGGGCTACTTGCAAGAGCGGTATTTGTCATCAATGATGGCGTAATAATTCACAAACAAATCGTCCCTGAAGTGACAGAAGAGCCAAACTACGATGCTGTATTTGATGCTATTAAAAGTAGCGGTAGTTGCGGTTGCGGTTGCCATTAA